The sequence below is a genomic window from Streptococcus pantholopis.
TGCAGAAAAACAATATACAAAGCAAAGGCAATCCAGGCCCCCATCAGTGAAAAAAATACACTGGCCTTATTGCTGAAGTAAAGTGTTAAACTGCGTTTTACTGTTGCTCCCATCAGTCAATCTCCTTTCCTGTGATCGCGATAAAAGCATCATTAACGGTGCCCGGCTTAAATTCAAACGTAGTTAAAGCCTCTCGGTAACGACTGAGAACAGCAATCGCTTCCTGAGCGGTCAAACCTTCCGCTAAAAAACCAAGTTCTGTCTCGATTAAGGGATAAGAAAAATTCTCTAACAGCTGATTTGCTCTAGGTACTAAGTACAGTTTATTCTTGGCATATTTCTTTTTCAAATCCATGGCTGTCCCCTGAGCAAGAACCTGTCCTTGCTCAATAATGTAGGTTAATTCTGCATTTTCAGCTTCTTCCAAATAATGGGTGGTTAAGAAAATCGTCAGCCCCTGTTCTTTTTTCAAACGATAAAGCAAGTTCCAAATCATCTGCCGCGTCTGAATATCCAGCCCTGTTGTCGGCTCGTCAAGAAAGAGTAGATCCGGTTTATTGAGCAGTGCACGGGCAATGTCAGCCCGTCTGCGCTGCCCTCCGGAAAGCGTCCCGTACTTCTGGCCGAGAAAACCATTCAGTCCTGTCAAATCCAGCAAATCGGTCAGCCATCTCTTATCCATTTGCTTATAAAGCCCGGCCCGATTATAAAGATTGGCTTTGACAGTCAGCTCATCATCCAGAACACTGTCTTGAAAAACCATCCCCATTTTGATTCCGGGTGCCAGCCGCACTTCTCCAGAGCTTGGTTTTAATAGACCTGTCAGCATCTTAATCGTAGTGGATTTTCCGGCACCGTTAGTACCCAGATAGGCAACCAAACTTCCTTTAGGAACAGTTAGATTTAATCGCTTAACAACCGTTTTGTCCCCGTATGTTTTTGTTAAGTTCTTCGTCTCAATAAGCATATCTTTGTCCTCCACAGCTTTATCCTAGCAAAAAAACAGCCCTGATGGCTGCTTTTTTCGCTAAGCGGTTAAAAAACACCGGTAAGCGGCAGAAAGATAAAAAAACCTGTCTGTACCCTAAGCAGCACCTGCTGTTAATAATGCAGCCTTGGGCAGCACAGCTTGAATGTTTTCATAAATTCTGTTTAACTGCGGAAACACAAAAAAGCCAGGCTATAGCCTGGCTGCTTTTGCGGAAAGAGGGACTTGAACCCTCACGACCTAAAGCGGTCACAGGATCCTTAGTCCTGCGCGTCTGCCAATTCCGCCATTCCCGCGTGACAACAAAGATAATTATATCAATTACTATCAGGGTTGTCAACATCTTTTTTCAAAATATCATTCTATCGTGTGAAAGTGACAGTCTCAGTGAGATTGACGGGGAAAGCACAGCTCCTCAGCCAGCCGTTCTTATCACCCTCTACCGGGCTTGTTTATTCTCTACAGCCGCAGTCACAAAGGCAGTGTAAAGTTCCTCAGCGCGGTTAGGCCGGCTTTGCAGCTCAGGATGGTACTGAGCCGCCACAAAGAATTTCTTCTCCGGCAGTTCAACAACTTCCATTAGACGGTTGTCCGGCGATACCCCTGAAAAGACAAAGCCTGCTGCTTCAAACTGTTCACGGAATTTAGTGTTAAATTCATAACGGTGGCGGTGACGCCGCTGTACAACTTCTTGACTATGATATGCAGCTGCTGCTTTGCTGCCGGGCTTGAGCTTACATGGATAAAGGCCCAGACGCAGCGTCCCCCCCATATCTTCAATATCAATCTGGTCACGCATGATATCAATAACAGGGTATTTAGTATCAGGGTCAAGCTCAGTTGAATTGGCTCCTTCAAGATTAAGAACATGCCGGGCATATTCAACACAAGTCAGCTGCATTCCCAAACAAATCCCCAGCATAGGGAGGTCGTTTTCACGGGCATACTGGATGGCAGCAATCTTTCCTTCTGTTCCGCGATGGCCAAAGCCGCCGGGAACAATGACACCGTCAGCATCGCCAAGGGCATCAGCTACATTTTCGGACGTTAGATCATTAGCATTAATCCATTTCAAATCAATTGCCGAATCGTTAACATAACCTGAATGTTTCAAGGCTTCAACAACGGAAAGGTAAGCATCCGGCAGCTCAACATATTTGCCGACCAGAGCAATCTTAGTTGTCTCTTTAAGTGTCAAAACCTTATCAACCATTGCCGACCAAGCAGTCATATCTGCAGGCGGAACATTCAGTTTTAAATGGTCACAGACAATCTGATCCATATTCTGCGCCTGCATATTGAGCGGTATCTGATAGATATGTTCTACGTCAAGTGATTCGATAACAGCTTCAGGCGCTACATCGCAAAACTGTGCCAGCTTATTTTTAATGGACTGTTCAGCCGGTTTTTCTGTCCGAATCACCAGCATGTTCGGCTGGATGCCTAAACCGCGCAGCTCTTTGACTGAGTGCTGAGTCGGTTTGGTTTTCATTTCCCCGGCTGCTTTCAAATAAGGCAGCAAGGTGGTGTGAATATACATGACATTATCTGAGCCGACATCAGCTTTCATTTGGCGCAGGGCTTCCAGAAAAGGCAGGCTTTCAATGTCCCCTACCGTACCGCCAACCTCAGTAATAATCACATCGGAGTCAGTAGTCGCAGCAGCACGTTTTATCTTCTCTTTTAAGGCATTGGTAATATGGGGAATGACCTGAACAGTCGCTCCAAGATATTCTCCGCGCCGTTCTTTTCGTAAGACCTCATCGTAAATTTTCCCTGTTGTGACATTGGAGTACTTATTTAAATTAATATCGATAAAACGCTCATAATGCCCCAAGTCAAGGTCAGTTTCAGCACCGTCATCTGTCACATAAACTTCCCCGTGCTGGTAAGGGCTCATTGTCCCAGGATCTATATTAATATAAGGGTCAAATTTTTGAATTGTGACTTTCAGACCGCGATTCTTTAGTAAACGTCCCAGACTGGCCGCAACAATGCCTTTACCGATTGAAGAAACCACACCGCCGGTTACAAAAATATACTTTGTCATCCAAAAACTCCTTTAAAAGCATACAGTAAAATTCAAATAGCAACAAATCATAATATTAGGGAACAGACAGATGCCTGTTAAGCTTAAAAAACAAAATAGCTCCCTATTGCTAGGGAGCATTTTCCGACCTCATCAAGAGGTGCCCAATAATAAATATAAACTATCTTACAGTATTTGTCAAATCCCTTTTATATCATTTGATTAAACAGCACTGACCAAGGAAAAGAGAACAATTAGTACAGTAAACTAAAGCAACTAAAAAATCACAATATTGATAAACACTAAATAGTTTTCAGTGCAAGCAGCTAACAGTAATTGTCTAAAAAAGGAGAAGACTTGCAGCTCTTCTCCAGATTCTAAAACTTAATTAGGTCACTATAATAAACAAACTTTTATTAACTGTTCTCAGTTTCCTCCCGCTCAAACTCCTCATCCTCTTCGTCATCGTCCTCTTCATTGAGCTCAACATCCTCATCTAAGTCGTCATCAGGAATAATTTCATTGATTTCCGAATCATAAGAGTCCACTTCATCCTTCTCATCATCCGGATTTTCTTCTTCATATTCCACTTCCTGGTCAGCCGGTGTAAAATCTTCATCTT
It includes:
- a CDS encoding CTP synthase — encoded protein: MTKYIFVTGGVVSSIGKGIVAASLGRLLKNRGLKVTIQKFDPYINIDPGTMSPYQHGEVYVTDDGAETDLDLGHYERFIDINLNKYSNVTTGKIYDEVLRKERRGEYLGATVQVIPHITNALKEKIKRAAATTDSDVIITEVGGTVGDIESLPFLEALRQMKADVGSDNVMYIHTTLLPYLKAAGEMKTKPTQHSVKELRGLGIQPNMLVIRTEKPAEQSIKNKLAQFCDVAPEAVIESLDVEHIYQIPLNMQAQNMDQIVCDHLKLNVPPADMTAWSAMVDKVLTLKETTKIALVGKYVELPDAYLSVVEALKHSGYVNDSAIDLKWINANDLTSENVADALGDADGVIVPGGFGHRGTEGKIAAIQYARENDLPMLGICLGMQLTCVEYARHVLNLEGANSTELDPDTKYPVIDIMRDQIDIEDMGGTLRLGLYPCKLKPGSKAAAAYHSQEVVQRRHRHRYEFNTKFREQFEAAGFVFSGVSPDNRLMEVVELPEKKFFVAAQYHPELQSRPNRAEELYTAFVTAAVENKQAR
- a CDS encoding ABC transporter ATP-binding protein — translated: MLIETKNLTKTYGDKTVVKRLNLTVPKGSLVAYLGTNGAGKSTTIKMLTGLLKPSSGEVRLAPGIKMGMVFQDSVLDDELTVKANLYNRAGLYKQMDKRWLTDLLDLTGLNGFLGQKYGTLSGGQRRRADIARALLNKPDLLFLDEPTTGLDIQTRQMIWNLLYRLKKEQGLTIFLTTHYLEEAENAELTYIIEQGQVLAQGTAMDLKKKYAKNKLYLVPRANQLLENFSYPLIETELGFLAEGLTAQEAIAVLSRYREALTTFEFKPGTVNDAFIAITGKEID